The genomic region GGCCCACCATGATGCCGCTCTTGGTGGGCACGTTGGGGTGCAGCGCCTTGAACTTCTTCAGCAGGTTCAGGCTGAACTGGTAGTCCGAACCAGGGCGCGCTTCCTTGTACAGGCGGGGCGCGGTTTCCAGGTTGTGGTTCATCACATCCGGGGGGGCTGCCTTGAGGATTTCGAGCGCGCGGTCATCGCGGCCACGGAAGTCGGGCACCAGGATTTCGATCTGCGTTTGGGGCGACAGCTCGCGGATGTTCTGGATGCACTCCACAAAATGGCCGCTGCCGCCGTCGCGCAGATCGTCGCGGTCCACGCTGGTGATCACCACGTACTTGAGCCTGAGCGCTGCAATCGTCTTGGCCAGGTTCAGCGGCTCGTCCTTGTCCAGCGGGTCAGGGCGGCCATGGCCCACGTCGCAGAAGGGGCAGCGGCGTGTGCACTTGTCGCCCATGATCATGAAGGTGGCCGTGCCCTTGCCAAAGCATTCGCCAATGTTGGGGCAGGAGGCTTCTTCGCACACCGTATGCAGCTTGTGTTCGCGCAGGATTTCCTTGATCTCGTAAAAGCGCGTGGTCGGGCTGCCCGCCTTCACACGGATCCATTCGGGTTTCTTGAGCACTTCGGCCTGCTCGACCTTGATCGGGATACGCGAGAGCTTGGCAGCGGCTTTCTGCTTGGCCAGGGGGTTGTAGTTCTCGGCGGATTGCGCTTCGCGGACGACTTCAGGGGTGCTCATGGCGTATTGGCGGCGTAGGTGCTGCGGGATAGGGGATCAAGGCGCCAGCCGAATGCTGAGCTGCTGGCCCAGCACCTGTGCGGCTTCTTCCCAGGTGGTTTGGACCCCGATTGTAGAAAGGTCCACCGTTTGCAAACCTGCGTAACCGCAAGGGTTGATGCGCAGAAAGGGTTCCAGGTCCATGTCCACGTTGAGTGCAACGCCGTGGTAGGTGCAGTGGCGGCTGACCTTGATGCCCAGGGCGGCGATCTTGCCCAGCCCTTCAAAGTCGGGTTCCGGGGGCGCGGTGCCTTCGCGCTTTTGTGGGCGTTGCGGCAGCAGGGCATGGCTGTGCGGATCATCCATTCGCACATAAATGCCCGGCGCTCCCGCCACGCGGTGGCCCGTCACGCCAAAGTGGTCCAGCGTGCGAATCACCGCTTCTTCCACCCGGTATACGTATTCCTTGACGTAGTAACCCGCCCGGTGCAAATCCACCAGCGGGTAAGCCACCACCTGGCCTGGGCCGTGAAAGGTCACCTGCCCACCCCGGTTGGTGGCCACCACGGGGATGTCGCCAGGATTCAGTAAATGATCGCTTTTGCCTGCCAAGCCTTGTGTGTAAAGCGCAGGATGCTCACAAACCCATAGCAAATCATCGCTCTCGGCTGTGCGCGTAGCGGTGTAATCCTGCATCGCTTGCACGGTGGTGGCATAGTCCACGCGCCCCAGCATGCGCAGTTCCATCGTCATGCCCCGGGCTCAGAGTGCGTACTTCACCAGCGGGTGGGATGTGAGCGCCCGGTAAAAGTTGTCCAGATGCTCGCGGCTGGTGGCGGTGATGGTGATGGTCAGGCTGATGTACTTGCCGCCCGTACTGTCACGCTGTGCGATGCTTGCAGGGTCCAGAAACGGGTCGTGCGAGCGCGCCAATGCAGAAATCTGTGCCACGAACTCGTCCGTTTTCACCCCCATCACTTTGACCGGAAACAGGCAGGGGTATTCAATGAGCGAATCCTTGCGCGGGTCGATTCCGGTCAGGTCGTTGCCGTCTGAAGGGGGAAGGGCGGAAGAGGTCATGGTTGTCAGTGCTTCTGTTTTGGTAGCTGCTCAGGCTTGCGGGGCAAGCGCAGACACCGGTCATGTGTTGCCACATTGTGCTGCAGCATCGTCTTTCAGTGCCGCTTGTGCCATCGCTGGATGGCTATTCTGCGCCGTTGGCGATGGGCCACAACGCGGCAACCCAGTGCACCGCATTTGTGCCACCTGTGTGGAAATTTTCGGGTGCTCTGGGTTTTTACTTATAATTAGAGGCTTTGTGAAAGTTGCGGTCTGTAACGCGGACGTCATTGAATAATGAAAACAATCGCGCCAGAGACTGAAACTGAGGCTGAAGATTCTGACTTCAAGCCCCTGACGGCCCAAGAGGCTGAGCAGTGGCGGCGTCGCAACCCATCCATTTCCCCCTGGCGGGTGGTGGTGGGGCAGGCGCTGGTCGGGGTGGTGGTGGCGTTGGTCGCCTGGCTGTGGACCCGGGATGTCCGGGCAGGCTGGTCGGCTGCCTATGGTTCCTTGGCGGTGGTAATTCCCGCGGCGTTGTTTGCTTTTGGTGTGTTGCGCCAGAAGTCTGCTTCTCGCCCGGGGCTTGCCATGTTGGGATTCTTTGGGTGGGAAGTTGCCAAGATTGTGCTCACGATTGCGCTGCTGGCTGCAGCGCCCCGGCTGGTGTCGGGTCTGAATTGGCTCGCGCTGGTCGCGGGTCTGGTGATCACGATGAAAACGTACTGGGTGGCACTGCTGGTGCGGCCTGGTGTTAGAAAAACCGATTGATATATAGAGAAGAGTAGTCCGATGGCCGCAGAAGCGCACGCCCCGACCGCGAGTGAATATATCGTTCACCACCTGCAGCATTTGCAGAACATCCCCCAAAAAGCCATTGTTGACTTTTCGGTGGTCAACATCGACTCTCTGATCACCGCTTTGGTGGTTGGTTTCATTGGTTTGTTTATTTTGTGGCTGGGTGCCCGCAAAGCCACTTCCGGCGTTCCTGGTCGTTTCCAGGCTGCGGTGGAAATGCTGGTCGAGATGGTCGACACCCAGACCAAGGCCAACATCAAGAACGCCAACAGCCG from Acidovorax sp. DW039 harbors:
- the lipA gene encoding lipoyl synthase; this translates as MSTPEVVREAQSAENYNPLAKQKAAAKLSRIPIKVEQAEVLKKPEWIRVKAGSPTTRFYEIKEILREHKLHTVCEEASCPNIGECFGKGTATFMIMGDKCTRRCPFCDVGHGRPDPLDKDEPLNLAKTIAALRLKYVVITSVDRDDLRDGGSGHFVECIQNIRELSPQTQIEILVPDFRGRDDRALEILKAAPPDVMNHNLETAPRLYKEARPGSDYQFSLNLLKKFKALHPNVPTKSGIMVGLGETDEEILQVMRDMREHNIDMLTIGQYLAPSNSHLPVRRYVHPDTFKMFEEEAYKMGFSHAAVGAMVRSSYHADQQAHAAGV
- the lipB gene encoding lipoyl(octanoyl) transferase LipB, with protein sequence MTMELRMLGRVDYATTVQAMQDYTATRTAESDDLLWVCEHPALYTQGLAGKSDHLLNPGDIPVVATNRGGQVTFHGPGQVVAYPLVDLHRAGYYVKEYVYRVEEAVIRTLDHFGVTGHRVAGAPGIYVRMDDPHSHALLPQRPQKREGTAPPEPDFEGLGKIAALGIKVSRHCTYHGVALNVDMDLEPFLRINPCGYAGLQTVDLSTIGVQTTWEEAAQVLGQQLSIRLAP
- a CDS encoding DUF493 domain-containing protein gives rise to the protein MTSSALPPSDGNDLTGIDPRKDSLIEYPCLFPVKVMGVKTDEFVAQISALARSHDPFLDPASIAQRDSTGGKYISLTITITATSREHLDNFYRALTSHPLVKYAL
- a CDS encoding ATP synthase subunit I, coding for MKTIAPETETEAEDSDFKPLTAQEAEQWRRRNPSISPWRVVVGQALVGVVVALVAWLWTRDVRAGWSAAYGSLAVVIPAALFAFGVLRQKSASRPGLAMLGFFGWEVAKIVLTIALLAAAPRLVSGLNWLALVAGLVITMKTYWVALLVRPGVRKTD